In a genomic window of Pseudodesulfovibrio sp. JC047:
- a CDS encoding electron transfer flavoprotein subunit alpha/FixB family protein, whose amino-acid sequence MSYTNVFIIADTEANLKELSCGASTLGSKFSTVIFDEQLQSVAASYGPEKIYHFQAPESGIIEDNARVIADMVQAASPEMVLLSNTTRGRLLAGKIGAYLDTCVIAGVTELTEEGTKRMVYGGAAFRTQKATAQTAVVTCNAGVFEVSEGQASGDAAVEAGSAASDVKIKKIETQPKEGVSSNIAIAKKVVDMGRGFKEEKDVEMCRELASLLGAELGCSRPVAENNGWLPKSVYIGVTGIILKPEMIVSLCISGQVQHMVGINQAKKIIAINKDERAPIFASCDLGLVGDVYQILPMLIEKLK is encoded by the coding sequence ATGTCATATACAAATGTTTTTATAATTGCCGATACCGAGGCGAACCTCAAGGAATTGTCCTGCGGGGCTTCCACATTGGGTTCCAAATTTTCCACGGTTATTTTTGATGAGCAGCTTCAGTCTGTTGCCGCTTCCTATGGTCCGGAAAAGATTTATCATTTCCAGGCTCCCGAATCAGGTATCATTGAAGACAACGCCCGTGTGATTGCCGACATGGTCCAGGCCGCAAGCCCCGAGATGGTCTTGCTGAGCAACACCACTCGTGGACGCCTGCTGGCTGGTAAGATCGGCGCGTATCTGGACACATGCGTCATTGCCGGTGTGACCGAACTGACCGAAGAAGGCACCAAAAGAATGGTCTATGGTGGTGCCGCTTTCAGAACACAGAAAGCAACCGCTCAAACAGCTGTTGTGACCTGTAATGCTGGTGTGTTCGAGGTCAGTGAAGGACAGGCATCCGGCGACGCTGCCGTTGAAGCTGGAAGCGCTGCTTCTGACGTGAAAATCAAGAAAATTGAAACACAGCCCAAAGAGGGTGTGTCCTCAAATATCGCCATCGCCAAGAAAGTCGTTGATATGGGCCGTGGCTTCAAAGAGGAAAAAGACGTTGAAATGTGCCGTGAATTGGCAAGCCTGCTGGGAGCAGAACTTGGTTGTTCCAGGCCTGTTGCCGAAAATAACGGCTGGTTGCCGAAATCCGTGTACATCGGTGTGACCGGCATTATCTTGAAACCTGAGATGATTGTTTCCCTGTGTATCTCCGGACAGGTCCAGCACATGGTCGGTATCAACCAGGCGAAAAAGATTATCGCGATCAACAAGGACGAGCGCGCTCCCATCTTCGCTTCCTGCGATTTGGGACTGGTTGGCGATGTCTATCAGATCCTTCCCATGCTTATCGAAAAGTTGAAATAA
- a CDS encoding AMP-binding protein has protein sequence MNSQICHESINALWDDCLVKDEDKVCIVYESKDGQTSQFTYGELYQNIMRASNFFIDLNIRKGDKVAVHMHSSPEFLVIWFALLRIGAVMVPLNCNYTQRECRFILDQCDVQCLLTESDFVSLYEDAFFASVTKILTRSDAPLEGYLNFAECIERQPTELKEKRAVFSDDPAEILFTSGTTSSPKGAIFNHYNLVFAGQFHAEQIGLQHDDRFFTVFPCFHIDWQAIAILPTITQKATIIVQERYSASSFWEKIRRHDATLIEMIPMIVRTTMLQPKVAEEKDHHVRRAYFSLCLSTEEKNAFEERFNVPLFNCYGMTETVVCNVADFKNGEANWPSVGKIYDPFQLRIVDDRNQPVPTLEIGEICIKGERGKTLISGYYKNEEQTNKLYDEDDWMHTGDKGFLDEEGWLYFVDRGANLIKRAGENISASEVENVLTSHEAIEEAAVIGVPDPIRDQAVKAYVKFYPGQELSIQELDDFCSEHLASFKVPSFFEVVDDFPHTCTGKIKKKNLSKSVVCPCRG, from the coding sequence ATGAACTCGCAAATATGTCATGAAAGCATCAACGCACTGTGGGATGATTGCTTGGTGAAGGATGAGGACAAAGTATGTATCGTCTATGAATCCAAAGATGGCCAGACATCCCAATTTACCTATGGTGAACTGTATCAAAACATAATGAGGGCCTCGAATTTTTTTATTGATCTCAATATTCGGAAAGGTGACAAAGTCGCCGTCCATATGCATAGCTCGCCAGAATTTTTGGTCATCTGGTTTGCCTTGCTGAGAATAGGCGCTGTCATGGTGCCGCTGAACTGTAATTACACACAGAGAGAATGTCGTTTTATCCTCGATCAGTGTGATGTGCAGTGTTTGCTGACAGAGTCTGATTTTGTGTCTCTTTATGAAGATGCATTCTTTGCCTCGGTGACGAAAATTCTGACTCGTTCGGATGCACCTTTGGAAGGCTATCTGAACTTTGCAGAATGTATAGAGCGTCAACCGACCGAGCTGAAGGAAAAACGGGCCGTCTTTTCTGATGATCCGGCTGAAATCCTTTTCACCTCGGGAACAACATCATCCCCCAAAGGGGCAATTTTCAATCATTACAACCTTGTTTTTGCCGGGCAGTTTCATGCCGAGCAGATAGGGTTGCAGCATGATGACCGGTTTTTTACGGTTTTCCCCTGTTTTCATATCGATTGGCAGGCAATTGCCATTTTGCCGACCATTACCCAAAAAGCGACTATCATTGTCCAGGAACGATATAGTGCGAGCTCTTTTTGGGAGAAGATTCGTCGCCATGATGCGACCCTGATCGAAATGATTCCCATGATTGTTCGGACCACGATGTTGCAGCCGAAAGTTGCTGAAGAAAAAGACCATCATGTCCGTCGTGCCTATTTTTCCCTGTGTCTGTCTACAGAAGAAAAGAACGCTTTTGAAGAGCGGTTCAATGTGCCGTTGTTCAATTGCTACGGCATGACCGAGACGGTTGTGTGCAATGTCGCTGATTTCAAGAACGGCGAAGCCAATTGGCCGTCAGTCGGCAAGATTTATGATCCATTTCAGCTTCGGATTGTCGATGACCGGAATCAGCCTGTTCCCACCCTTGAAATTGGAGAGATCTGTATCAAGGGAGAACGAGGGAAGACGCTTATTTCCGGGTACTACAAGAATGAAGAGCAGACCAATAAACTGTATGATGAAGATGATTGGATGCATACCGGGGACAAGGGCTTTCTTGATGAGGAGGGGTGGCTGTATTTTGTGGACAGAGGGGCCAATCTGATTAAACGAGCTGGTGAGAATATCTCGGCCAGTGAGGTTGAAAATGTTTTGACTTCTCATGAGGCCATTGAAGAAGCCGCCGTTATTGGTGTTCCCGATCCAATCAGGGATCAGGCCGTCAAGGCATACGTCAAGTTTTATCCGGGGCAGGAACTGAGCATCCAAGAGTTGGATGATTTTTGTTCGGAGCATTTGGCGAGCTTCAAGGTCCCCTCATTTTTTGAGGTGGTTGATGATTTCCCCCATACGTGTACCGGGAAAATCAAGAAAAAGAATTTGAGCAAATCGGTTGTTTGTCCCTGCCGGGGATAA
- a CDS encoding AAA family ATPase, with amino-acid sequence MNGPRLYILSGLPGSGKSTLAQKLASEMHAVYLRIDTVEHALGELCDVAVEGEGYRLSYRIAADNLRLGMSVVADSCNPIQLTRDEWQDVALASGAAFINIEVVCSDTDEHRRRVEGRVSDIPGFSLPTWSEVLDREYHPWAAPRIVIDTAGHSVEESVRMVCAAVHDKDV; translated from the coding sequence ATGAATGGACCTCGATTGTATATTCTCTCGGGTTTGCCGGGTTCCGGAAAATCCACATTGGCTCAGAAGCTCGCTTCGGAAATGCACGCTGTCTACTTGCGGATTGATACGGTCGAGCACGCCCTCGGAGAGTTGTGTGATGTGGCGGTCGAGGGTGAAGGGTATCGCCTGTCGTATCGAATCGCGGCAGACAATTTGCGGCTTGGCATGTCTGTTGTGGCTGATTCATGCAACCCGATCCAGTTGACCCGGGATGAATGGCAGGATGTGGCCTTGGCATCCGGTGCCGCGTTCATCAATATCGAAGTGGTGTGTTCTGACACAGACGAACATCGCCGTCGCGTCGAGGGGCGTGTGTCGGATATCCCGGGGTTTTCGTTACCCACATGGTCGGAGGTGCTGGATCGGGAGTATCATCCATGGGCTGCTCCACGCATTGTCATTGATACCGCTGGTCACTCCGTTGAAGAGAGTGTCCGAATGGTGTGTGCCGCCGTGCATGACAAAGACGTGTGA
- a CDS encoding 3D domain-containing protein, translated as MKQFSLLIMVTGLLILVGIGLRVPNPIFWESLEVTVTAYNSTPNQTDGTPFMAAWGNRLTPGIKSVAVSRDLLDLGLGNGKELYITGFDGPYVVLDKMNKRFKRRIDLYFGMDVKKAQKFGKRTATIYWR; from the coding sequence ATGAAACAATTTTCGCTCCTGATTATGGTCACAGGCCTGCTCATTCTGGTGGGAATCGGCCTCCGTGTGCCCAACCCGATCTTCTGGGAAAGCCTTGAAGTCACGGTGACGGCATACAATTCCACGCCCAACCAAACCGACGGAACCCCATTCATGGCGGCTTGGGGAAACAGGCTCACCCCGGGCATAAAAAGCGTGGCAGTCTCCCGCGACCTCCTCGACCTTGGTTTGGGTAACGGCAAAGAGCTGTATATCACGGGATTCGATGGTCCCTATGTGGTCCTTGATAAAATGAATAAACGCTTCAAACGAAGAATCGATCTGTATTTCGGAATGGATGTCAAAAAAGCACAGAAATTCGGGAAACGAACGGCAACGATTTACTGGCGATGA
- a CDS encoding M48 family metalloprotease, with the protein MQRLEDFSHLNRRNFMKAGGMTALALAFGGCAKNPVTGESQFMLVSEAQEIEMDKKASPQQLSNDYGATQDSALNDYVSGVGTSLSNTSHRPQMPYSYRVVNANYVNAYAFPGGTIACTRGIMLEIDNEAELSALLGHEIGHVNARHTASRMSSQTVIGTLAGVGGAAVGAVYGGTWGSLAGGLGGLGAGLLLASYSRDDERQADGLGMEYMTRAAYNPDGMIGLMEMLNEQHDRQPSAVEIMFATHPMSAERLATARKQAANKYMGAGEYAIYRERYMDNTVELRKIGPAIRELQDAEKLGGQKKYGEAEEKIESALKKVPHDYTGLLLMAKMQMAQKKYDDALPYAMEAKRVYPDEAQASQLSGVLLVQSKQYAKAYDSFESYDKAMPGNPYTKFFKGYSQEGLGNREEAAREYYQFLQQVRQGDQAGHAYQRLVDWGYIKGEAKPARDPMAYLG; encoded by the coding sequence ATGCAACGTCTGGAAGATTTCAGCCATTTGAATCGTCGAAATTTCATGAAAGCGGGAGGAATGACCGCCCTTGCTCTGGCCTTTGGCGGGTGCGCTAAAAATCCGGTGACCGGCGAAAGTCAATTCATGCTTGTCAGTGAAGCGCAGGAAATTGAAATGGATAAGAAGGCGTCTCCGCAACAGTTATCCAATGATTACGGTGCGACACAAGACAGCGCCTTGAATGACTATGTCAGCGGTGTGGGGACCTCTCTTTCAAACACCTCGCATCGGCCACAGATGCCGTATTCATATCGGGTGGTCAACGCCAACTATGTCAATGCCTACGCCTTTCCGGGCGGGACCATTGCCTGCACGCGCGGGATCATGCTCGAAATCGACAACGAGGCTGAATTGTCCGCGTTGCTCGGCCATGAGATCGGTCACGTCAATGCTCGGCACACGGCGTCTCGCATGAGTTCTCAGACAGTGATCGGTACGTTGGCTGGTGTTGGCGGTGCGGCTGTTGGTGCGGTGTACGGCGGAACCTGGGGATCGTTAGCCGGTGGTCTCGGCGGCCTTGGTGCGGGATTGTTGCTGGCGTCCTACAGTCGTGATGACGAACGGCAGGCGGATGGTCTCGGTATGGAATACATGACCCGTGCAGCATATAATCCGGATGGTATGATCGGCTTGATGGAAATGTTGAACGAGCAGCACGACCGGCAACCCAGCGCGGTCGAAATCATGTTTGCCACCCACCCCATGAGTGCCGAACGGTTGGCCACGGCGCGGAAACAGGCTGCGAACAAATACATGGGGGCCGGGGAGTATGCCATCTATCGCGAACGATATATGGATAATACCGTGGAATTGCGCAAGATCGGTCCGGCGATCAGGGAATTGCAGGATGCGGAAAAGCTCGGAGGCCAAAAGAAGTATGGTGAAGCCGAAGAGAAAATTGAGTCGGCTTTGAAGAAAGTTCCGCATGATTACACCGGGCTCTTGTTGATGGCGAAAATGCAGATGGCGCAGAAAAAATATGACGACGCTTTGCCCTATGCCATGGAAGCCAAGCGGGTATACCCGGATGAAGCGCAGGCCAGTCAGCTCAGCGGGGTGTTGTTGGTGCAGTCCAAACAATATGCCAAGGCGTATGACAGTTTCGAATCCTACGACAAGGCCATGCCCGGCAATCCGTATACGAAGTTTTTCAAGGGGTACAGTCAGGAAGGTTTGGGTAATCGTGAAGAAGCCGCCCGGGAATATTATCAGTTCCTGCAACAGGTCCGGCAAGGCGATCAGGCCGGGCACGCCTATCAACGTCTTGTCGATTGGGGCTATATCAAAGGCGAAGCCAAGCCCGCGCGCGATCCAATGGCCTATTTGGGGTAG